A stretch of DNA from Brevibacillus ruminantium:
CTTTCAGGTGAATATCGTCTCCTACCTTCAGGCCGCTCTCCTCCAGAATCCCTTTGACCGTCAGATGCGCCAGGTCGATCATGTTGTTCTCTCTGCTCAAATGAGCGAGGTACACTTTTTCGGACCGGCCCTGCAAGATATCGATCATCGCTTCCCCTGCCGCTTCGTTGGACAGGTGGCCGACATCGCTCAGAATCCGCCGTTTGATGCTCCACGGATACTGGGACATGCGAAGCATTTCCACATCGTGATTGGATTCAAATACGTAGGCATCGGCGCCGCGGATGGTCTCCTTGATCCGGTCGCTGACATAGCCCAAGTCTGTCGCGACACTCAGCTTCTTCTGATTGTGATAGAAACAGAAACCCATCGGCTCGACTGCATCGTGGGAGATTCCGAAAGACTCGATCCCCAAGTCCTCCAGCTCTTTCTTTTCGCCCACTTCAAAAAACAGCTTCTGCTCCTCTCGCAGTGTCCCGATCTGCCCGTCCAGTTCCGTCCACGTTTTTTGGTTGGCATAGATCGGCAGATTGTAGCGGCGAGCCATCACGCCAATTCCTTTGATATGGTCAACATGTTCATGCGTCACCAGGATTGCGCTCAGTTCTTTGGGATCGACACCAATCTCCCGCAAGGCCGCCTCTGCCTGTTTTCCGGTAATCCCGACATCGATCAGGACAGAAATCCGATCGGTTGCCACGTAAATCGCGTTGCCGGTACTGCCGCTGGCCAATACACTAAATCTCACCAAAAATCCCTCTTCTCTCACTGACACGTACCCAGAAACCAAATGCAGAAGACCCTGTGTCGATCCTTTTCCTGCCTCGGCGATGTACCTGCCACCCTGAAAAAATGTTGTTTCTCTCATCTACAAAATTCCATTTTATGGAACCTAGGTCGATTCGATTTGCTATTTCCCCGGGAAATAAGTCGTAACCAATGGCCGCTCCTGTGCGCCCGTAAAGCCATTCACAAAATGCTGCTTTCCGTCGTGAATGATCCGCCATACCGGAGCCAATACCTGGATCTCCGCATCGAAGGACCCATAGTAACCCAGACTCACATTCTCAATCCGCTCACCCGGATGGATAATCTGCTTCTCCACAAGCGAACGAATCGCCGCATAGCCAGAGATGATCGGCCTGCTCTGCCCCTGGCTGCGAATATTCAAATAGGTTTGCCGGTATCCCAAAATATTGCCGTCCGCCAGGTATACCTCCAACGGTGCGACAAACAACGGCAGCTTGTTGTACATCTGCCAGTACAGCAGCCTCCCCTGATTGGATTGATACAAATCGGCCATGTACTGATCGGCGTACATCATGCGCGGCCCTATTTGGCGCAAAAGCTCTGTCGGAGTAATCTGGCCGCGGATGGGAATCGGCGGGTCCAGTCTTGCCGCCAATGCCATTTTTTCTACCGTTGCCTGAACCCCGTTCATTTCCTGCATCTCAATCGGGCCGATCCCGGTATACTCGGCATCCAGATGTGTCATATCAGGGGTTTCGGTTGGCACCTCTGCATCCAGCGCCACATTGTGCTGCCGTAGATAGTCTTCCAATTCCCATTTTTCGCTTTGTCCAGCCTCCGGACTTTGCCAATAGCCTCCCCGCGTGGCGTAGACCTGATAGCCCAGAAACACGTCCAGCATGAGAAAAGCCCAGATC
This window harbors:
- a CDS encoding two-component system regulatory protein YycI — protein: MDWSKTKTILIWAFLMLDVFLGYQVYATRGGYWQSPEAGQSEKWELEDYLRQHNVALDAEVPTETPDMTHLDAEYTGIGPIEMQEMNGVQATVEKMALAARLDPPIPIRGQITPTELLRQIGPRMMYADQYMADLYQSNQGRLLYWQMYNKLPLFVAPLEVYLADGNILGYRQTYLNIRSQGQSRPIISGYAAIRSLVEKQIIHPGERIENVSLGYYGSFDAEIQVLAPVWRIIHDGKQHFVNGFTGAQERPLVTTYFPGK
- a CDS encoding MBL fold metallo-hydrolase; this encodes MRFSVLASGSTGNAIYVATDRISVLIDVGITGKQAEAALREIGVDPKELSAILVTHEHVDHIKGIGVMARRYNLPIYANQKTWTELDGQIGTLREEQKLFFEVGEKKELEDLGIESFGISHDAVEPMGFCFYHNQKKLSVATDLGYVSDRIKETIRGADAYVFESNHDVEMLRMSQYPWSIKRRILSDVGHLSNEAAGEAMIDILQGRSEKVYLAHLSRENNMIDLAHLTVKGILEESGLKVGDDIHLKETYPDRPTKLEIL